The Antechinus flavipes isolate AdamAnt ecotype Samford, QLD, Australia chromosome 4, AdamAnt_v2, whole genome shotgun sequence genomic interval CctcgcggcggcggcggcggcggcagcagcagcaacaggcTGCGGGCTCGGCGGGTCGGAGCCGGCGGGCGGAGGGTGGGCGCGGCGAGGGGAGGCGGTGAAGGggcagcagccgccgccgccgccgccgcctccgcctCCGCCTCGGCCGCCGCCGCCGTTGCCTTATGGACGAGCATCTCAGCCTCCTGCATTCGCCTCCGCCACCCTCCGCCCGCCACCGCGCCCACCCCTCGGCTCAGCCCCAGCCTCAGCCCCAGTCGGGCGGCGGCGGAGGCGGCGGAGCCCACACCCTAGTCAACCCCGGCTACATCGAGCCCGCCGCGGGGGCCGCCGCCGGCCCCGAGCTGCCGCCGGGCATGACCGTGGTGCCGGGGGACCACCTGCTGGAGCCCGAGGCGGGCGGCCCGCAGCCGGGGGGCTGCGGCGGCGGCTGTGACCGTGACCGTGACCGCTACGAGCCGCTCCCGCCCGCCGGGCCGCCCGCCGGGGCGGGCGCGGGCGGGGAGCAGGACTGCTGCGGGGAGCGGGTGGTGATCAACATCTCCGGGCTGCGCTTCGAGACGCAACTGAAGACCCTGTGCCAGTTCCCCGAGACGCTGCTGGGAGACCCCAAGCGACGCATGAGGTACTTCGATCCGCTCCGCAATGAGTATTTCTTCGACCGCAACCGGCCCAGCTTCGACGCCATCCTCTACTACTACCAGTCCGGGGGCCGCATCCGGCGGCCAGTCAATGTGCCCATCGACATCTTCTCCGAGGAGATCCGCTTCTACCAGCTGGGTGAGGAGGCCATGGAGAAGTTCCGAGAGGACGAGGGCTTCCTCAGGGAGGAGGAGCGGCCGCTGCCCCGCCGCGACTTCCAGCGCCAGGTGTGGCTGCTCTTCGAGTATCCCGAGAGCTCGGGGCCCGCGCGGGGCATAGCCATCGTATCGGTGCTCGTCATCCTCATCTCCATTGTCATCTTCTGCCTGGAGACGCTGCCCGAGTTCCGCGACGAGAAGGACTACCCGGTGTCCTTATCTCCCGACACTCTGGAAGCAGCCACCAACAGCACGTCGGGCTCCCCAGCAGGCGCCTCCAGCTTCTCGGACCCGTTCTTTGTGGTGGAAACGCTTTGCATCATCTGGTTCTCCTTTGAGCTGCTGGTGCGTTTTTTCGCCTGCCCGAGTAAGGCCACCTTCTCCCGCAACATCATGAACCTGATTGACATCGTGGCCATCATTCCCTACTTCATCACCCTGGGCACCGAGCTGGCCGAAAGGCAGGGCAATGGACAGCAGGCCATGTCTTTGGCCATCCTGAGGGTCATCCGGCTGGTGCGGGTCTTCCGCATCTTCAAACTCTCCCGCCATTCCAAGGGGCTGCAGATTCTGGGGCAGACCCTGAAGGCCTCCATGAGGGAGCTGGGGCTACtgatcttcttcctcttcatcggGGTCATCCTCTTCTCTAGCGCTGTCTACTTTGCGGAGGCGGACGACCCCACTTCTGGGTTCAGCAGTATTCCCGATGCCTTCTGGTGGGCAGTGGTGACCATGACCACCGTAGGTTATGGGGATATGCACCCGGTGACCATCGGGGGCAAGATCGTGGGATCGCTGTGTGCCATCGCTGGTGTCCTGACGATTGCCTTGCCGGTACCAGTGATCGTTTCCAATTTCAACTACTTCTACCACCGAGAGACGGAGGGTGAAGAGCAAGCCCAGTATATGCACGTGGGGAGCTGCCAGCATCTCTCCTCTTCAGTTGAAGAGCTAAGGAAAGCTCGGAGTAATTCAACTCTGAGTAAGTCAGAATACATGGTGATCGAGGAGGCGGGTATGAACcatagcaccttccccccagcccctTTCAAAACGGGCAACTCCACGGCCACCTGCACCACGAACAATAATCCCAACTCGTGTGTCAACATCAAAAAGATATTCACCGATGTTTAATACATGATACAAGTGACATGCTGTGCTTAGTATTGTGTGGACCGTGCCCCATTGGTCTGTGTATGCCCTAGTTTTTATACATTTCCAGACCATtcatccagagaagaaaatggaaaacacacTTCCTTCATCCACCCCGCCCCTGTCCCATGTTGCTTCGTACCAAAACAGGTGTTTTTTGCAATTGGGCTGCGTTTCCTctgctccctccccccctttttttttcttttaatcctgCAAATAGCGGAAATGCTGTTTGTGACTTTTAGTTCTGGTTTCTAGTTTGCTCTAAAACAATGAAACGTGTAGGTGGGGAGGGGAATTAAAAGTGCTTTTAGGGTAACTGGTTTAACTACATAATTAAAggcatttttttggttttgtttttgttttttttgcccgTCTGTGGGAGGACCTTCTAGCATTGTTTATTGTGCTTGTAGGTGAATTGCCTAGCCTAAGGGATCGATCGCTTAAATCCTAATTAGTGCAATGATTTGTAAATCCATTGTAAATTTATTCAGTTTATATCTGAACTCTCTGAGAAATCCCCTTCTCCAGAATTACATATTTCTGAAGAAAATGCCTTTTTCAACTCAAGATTGAATGATTTGACTAACTCTAGTTTAACACTGTGGACTGCTTAAGTATTTGGAAAGCGTTAGATTTAATATTAAATCATTGTGAAGAAGTTATGTGCACGCCCCCCAGCCAAAACCAATCATAGTCTAGAAACAGTGATGTTTTCAATGCTGCTGAGAGAAacgaaagatttttttttttcctaatgcatCTGAGAGATAAGCTTCTGCAATATCACAAGAAGATTAAAGTGACAGACACCCCTTCCAGCGGAAGTTACTAATTCGGACCTGAGTGATGCAGTTCCCATAGCAACCGTCGTTTCCTGGGAAACCCGAAAAAGGTTGTCATGGCATCTCTCTCTAGCCCCACCCCCTGCTTCCCCTTGCTGTTTCCACAGTAACCTTTTCCAGATGGTTCCTACTTACATGATTTCACAGGAAAACCGCTGTTTGAGTAAACCGCACAAAGAAAGTTAATCTTAGATAATCTGAGGTGAGGGTATAAGCAATCATCAAactttttacatgaaaaaaaaaaatccctggaatCATCCAAGTGTCCACCgaatcaagaaagaaaatcatCATCTTCGGAATGTTAGCCCTGTAAGCCACGGTGAGATATGTCCTGAATCAAACACTTGTTAATAGGCAATAAATTTAAAAGACACTGCCTCTAGTTTTCCCTCCTCAAGAAATTTCTGGCAGATAAATGAAATTGGAGAGCAGATTTCATTGTATCCAATACTTATGTCAAATTAAAGATTCAATTAGTGCACCTTAAAGAACTTTATAATGACTCCAGAGTCCTCTTACAAAAGAAATTACTCAGACCCCAACAACAATTAACACTGTCTGAGCTGCACAACACTGGAAGAGCTAGCTAAACCTTTAAAATGcaaaacattcactttttaatggggaaaaattaaagacaatTGATAAAGAGGAGGGACAGGAAGTAACCAAACCTTGAGGAAAATACCTGCCTGTTTCAACTACAAGCCAGGGGTTGCCAGACAGCAGATAGAATCAGGTGAGCTTTGTGTTGTCTGTTGAGAAGAATAAGCTTGCAAGGGGAACTGGACAAACACTTCCCATTCCTAGAGTGCAATGTCATTTGAAGAACAAATAGTTTCACACAAACATCATGTTAGGATGGAATACATCTTTTCTTAGAACTTTGGCTACCATAATGCTTCATTTCCATTGGTAATCAAATGGACACTTCTTTTTACATTGGTTTGCATTGCCTATTGCAAATACGGACTGAAAATCAAGGCTCATGCATTCTTCAACCCATGCTGTGTTGAAATTACTGTTTCCAATATATTGCTAATTCACATAGCTTTCTAACAGCCTATTTCCTTTTGCTAAGGAAACAGTTGTCTCATTTTGAGATAATTGGTCCAATTTTAATTTCTAGTGCATTGCAATAATATAGAGAAAGTGCTAGTACTGTCCATGCCATTGGAACTATCTTGCTAATTACAATCAAGTcataataacatttcatttttaaaagtcagaaaaggatctttttttttccttcagaaatgaatttattcttttatattaccTGAAAGATAACTTGTTAATGTTGATATTATTTAACTACAAGGATTAGATGCCATTAATTCTTTTAACTGAGGACATTGACCTTCTTCTTAAAACTGTGATTTTTACCATAGAataccttttttttatttatcactgtctttttcatattcataaaatattttcaggGATAAAGAAGTGAACCTCATTCTATCCAGtgtgatgttttttaaaaaggatatgaTGGGAATATTGATGGGGAGAGGAGGTTGTCAGATGAGGTTAATGCTAAGCAATATTGAGAATtgatataaaatgtaatttcttttggCTTCTGTGAATCTATCCTTAgtatcagcatttctttatattcctcaATGTATCTCAATGAGTTCATTTACTTAAATGTTTCCGAGGCAACTCAATAGAATGCCTCATTACACTGATGTTTACCTGTTATCTAAACTTACTGCATCTTAAATGACCAAACATTTCCACGATGGCTCGTTTTTAGTGATGATTTATTGGAAATATTGTAGGAATGATGAAGTGTTAGAATGgtttttacatattaaataaaagGTCTTATGAACATAAGGGTTCATTGGCACAAAATTCATTGGCATCttacatttatttagaaaatatagaCGTACAGACAAATTCTGTAGATCAATTAAGGTTATATCACCGCTCATAAAGTTCTTTGTAAGTCATATAGTCTATACATATGgttataatatttttcaaaaagtctTAGTTATCACTAAGCATACCATTTTAGTATAATTAGAAACTACaactagaaacaaaacaaaaaatacaaaaactccactattttggaatttttttcattatttaaaacaatGGGGAGGAATTGTGACTAGATCTCTTATTTCACTAATATAGGCAAATCTgggtgaaaaaaaattcttcccattTACCAATTGTCATCTTCTAGACAATTTTAGTCTTGAAAAGTTGTGTAGACTGAGATGGAAAAGTTGAATAGTTTATTGAGCATCATACAAGCAGTAAATGTTAGAGGTGGGAacttaaacccagatcttcctggtttATGATgttgtttaaaataataatagccttaAATATTCAAGTGAATATGCAATTTcataaatttgaatattttaacaCAAGTTAACAAACAAGTTTGTTTGGATAAAATTTGATTAATTTTCACTACCAACAATGCAGAGTGCAATCTCTCCATGCCTGCCCATTTTTTGCAATTCATACCCATGTCTTCCCATAAATTTCCCATGGAAGGTCCACCCTCTATTTTAGTGGTCTTCCTCAACTTATGAATAACATAGATAGAagaatagatagacagacagacagatatacacacatacatttatgtatgcacacacacacatatatatatacatacaatatgaACACTTATGAATAATCAGTAAAATTCTAAGATTGTGACTAATTTGGTGGGAGGAACCTCATCCAGTGACCATTACAGAAAAGTCTTGTATAATTAATTTAGAATTCACTTTCAATGGAACAATTACTATcttcataaatgaatttcatATACTTAAAATAATCTTTCATTGCTTTTAAACATCTAAGATAtgtaaagaaatacttttttcatGCTTTTACAGGTAGTTTtccatttgaactcagttccatACCTTGTAAGCAAGTTAATACATTTTAGAAACATCTCCAataataatttattccatttaataGAATGAAAGTAACTCTTTAATAATTGGCAGtatttaatcaataaaattaGTTACCACCTATTCTTTTAGAAGGCTAAAGAGATTGGCTTTTCTAGTTATAAAGGATTACATTCTTAAAGGACTTAATCATTTAATCTCATACATGAAAAGTACAGTCAATTTGATGGAATCTGACAGGAAGAAcaagatatttttcaattttaagatGAGTTTGATTCTTTCTAATATTAGGCCAAAATCTTTTAATCCTGGTATTAGAGAATTGTTGTTTGGCATCCTCTTATATTTTTTTGCCAGTTAACTGAAATACCATTTCAGATAACACTGTATACATTggattctttcttattttcaaaggAAGGAGGTTTGAATTAAATTTGgggaaataatatcaaataaagataatgaaaacatTTCATTATCCTTTCTAGCATATCTGTATCACTATGCAATGTTCAAGGATAGCTGTTATGCAGCCAAGTAGTACAATAGATAAAGTGctgccttggaatcaggaatctGGGTTTAAACCCTGACACTgcaaccttggacaaatcacttaaactatttcagttttctcctttggaaAATGGAGCTCATAACAGCATATGCCCCATAGAGTTGTTATAgggctcaaatgaaataacatatgtaaagtgctttgcaaaccttaaacttAGTTAGTTTTTCATATAATGGAGAGAAATCTGGACTGGATATGAATCCTAGCTTTATTATATGTATGACAAGTCAAGTTTCTTTATCtccaaaatgcagaaaataatagtTGTAATATCTATTCTGCAGGATTATTATAATGGTCAAATGAGATGGTGTTTACAAAGTTTCCTGTAATACAATGtacaatataaatttattgtGTACACTtaaaacatggaagaaaaattaTGGCTGCTTCATTCATATGATAATTTGCTAAATGAACATATAATTTCCATAAGTGAAATATAGATTTGTGACCAGTTTGGAATGTGATATCTAAACTAAAATTTCTTTGTGCTAATTAGCTTTACTATAGCCAAGGactatacattttatttcaaaaaccTGTCCTGGGCATTGTAAATTGGTAGCTGGgtgacacagtaaatagagtactaAGTCTAATCAGGACTGAGCTGGAATCTTGCTTCAGactcttattagttgtgtgagcctAAGTAAGTCACTccatctctgtttgcctcagtttcctcctctgtaaaatggggataatgatacctATCtctcaggtttgttgtgaggatcaaatgaaatgataattaaaaagaaCTGAGCAGAGTGCCTAGCACATGTTgagccctatataaatgttagctatttgtAGATGCATATTGTTGATCATGAGAGGGCACTGGTGAAAGCATATGGGTAGATTAGTGAGCATTCAACACAActactagaaaaataaattaaagcacaTACTCTTTAATTAATGAGTCAGAAGATACAcatgcagaacaataatattattttcttccaacaatattaatttgtatttgtcaCCATAATGGTATGAATAAATACACTTGGAAATATAGATTGGTATTAATTcaatcaataagcctttatttAATTTACTCACTATGAACCAAGTCCCATGCTAGATTTTGAAgttattaatgcaaaaaaaatgaaacaagctcttttcttaaggaacttacatgTAATAAAGAGGGAAATTTTTAGAAGTTGCAAGGAATTAGGAAAGGTTTAGGATAGATGATGATGTTTGAGTTGAATCATGAAGGAATTGTAATTCATTGCGTCAGAGTTAAGGAAGAAGTATGATGCAGGTATCAGGGGAAACCATTGTGAAGGAAAAGCAATGAGAAATAAAGTACCAAGttgagaaataaagagaagatcagttTGGTTGGATAATAGAGGGCAGGAAGGAAATCAATATATAATGAGATTGTTCCCCCAAAAAAGTTTGGGCCAACTTGTTAAAGAATTTGAAAGCATTACAGAAGAATTTATAGTTTATTCTAGAGAAAATAGGAAGCCTCTAGAGTTCCTTGAGAaaggaagtgacatggtcagcttaagaaaaatatctttgataGATTTATGGAGGATCACTGGAGTGGGAAGAGATGAAGCAAAGAGTCTAATTTGAAGCCCATTTCAGGAATCAATGCTAAGAGCCTGAACTAAGATTGTGACTGAGTGATTGGAGAGAAGAGATTAGAGGTGAAGGGTTAGAGAGGTATTGtggagataaaaatgacaaaatttggctGCTGAGAGGCTGTGTGAGCTGAATAAGAATTAGGATTCAAATATACCACCAAACTTGTAAACCAGGCCCTGACAGAAATAGAGGAATTACTATATCAGTTACTCAGTCTAAACTATAAAATTAAATGGCAAAATTGAGATTTTAAAtgcacaataaaaaagaaatttaatgttaTGGTTTATTTTAGAACCATTCCATTTCTATGCATGTGCAATA includes:
- the KCNA3 gene encoding potassium voltage-gated channel subfamily A member 3, translating into MDEHLSLLHSPPPPSARHRAHPSAQPQPQPQSGGGGGGGAHTLVNPGYIEPAAGAAAGPELPPGMTVVPGDHLLEPEAGGPQPGGCGGGCDRDRDRYEPLPPAGPPAGAGAGGEQDCCGERVVINISGLRFETQLKTLCQFPETLLGDPKRRMRYFDPLRNEYFFDRNRPSFDAILYYYQSGGRIRRPVNVPIDIFSEEIRFYQLGEEAMEKFREDEGFLREEERPLPRRDFQRQVWLLFEYPESSGPARGIAIVSVLVILISIVIFCLETLPEFRDEKDYPVSLSPDTLEAATNSTSGSPAGASSFSDPFFVVETLCIIWFSFELLVRFFACPSKATFSRNIMNLIDIVAIIPYFITLGTELAERQGNGQQAMSLAILRVIRLVRVFRIFKLSRHSKGLQILGQTLKASMRELGLLIFFLFIGVILFSSAVYFAEADDPTSGFSSIPDAFWWAVVTMTTVGYGDMHPVTIGGKIVGSLCAIAGVLTIALPVPVIVSNFNYFYHRETEGEEQAQYMHVGSCQHLSSSVEELRKARSNSTLSKSEYMVIEEAGMNHSTFPPAPFKTGNSTATCTTNNNPNSCVNIKKIFTDV